Part of the Aquarana catesbeiana isolate 2022-GZ linkage group LG06, ASM4218655v1, whole genome shotgun sequence genome is shown below.
caccctgaacacaccatccctaccgtgaaacatggtggtggcagcatcatgttgtggcgatgcttttcttcagcagggacagggaagctggtcagagttgatgggaagatggatggagccaaatgcagtaCAAGCGgctaaacagccactatgattgttcttacggtgtagggaatcgccagcagaaaaagaagaaatctgaatgatgggtgcagctgcacccatcattcagatatctccactcaaattcCAGGACGTTATATGATGgtcttgggcgggaagtggttaatgtggtttCAAAGTCAGTGAATACAATTACCAAGGTATAATACACAGTGTCAATGTTTTTTTAACTACTTTctgaccagtcgccgcagttgcACAGCTGCGTGAATCGCCTTCATGGTCAGTCGGCTCTTCAAAGCTCTATAGCAGGCGCATGCGTATGCACCCGCAGTGTATCCCCGGAGCCGATGTGCATGGCTGGCAGGCACGATCGCTGCAGGTCACccgcaatcgcgggcacgagagctagaactgggatttgtgtgtgtaaacacacaaatcccggttctgacaggggaggagaaacagatcgtctgttctgactaagtaggaacaacaatctggctcctcctctagtcagtcctatcccctcacagttagaacacacctagggaaccccttgatcgcccctagtgttaaccctttccctgcaagtgacatttacgcagtaataagtggctttttatagcactgatcgctgtataaatgtcagtggtcccaaaaaagtgtcaaaattgttcgatctGTCAGCCACAATGTCGCATtcgcgctaaaaatcgcagatcgccgccattactagtaaaaaaataataataaaaaggccataaagctatcccctatattgtagactctataacttttgcgcaaacgaaagaaagctctatttgtgggaaaaaaaggacataaattttgtttgggtacaatgttgcacaaccgcgcaattgttagttaaagcgacgcagtgccgtatcacaaaaaatggcctggtcattaaggagggaaatccttccggggctgaagtgaataAATagctaccttatttcagagtgctgctgtgcggtcacgtgacctgCCGTTGCTCTCCTCCCACGATCCAAAGACTACTCCAGGAGGGGCTGAGtttcccctctgatgtcagccgggaggtcacatgaccgctgtgctgtctgctcagcccctcccactataGTCCTTAGATTGGAGGAAGAGAGCGGCAGGAGATCATTGGACTGCACAGCAGTGCTCTGAAATAAGCTAGcaacaacattttaaaaaacatCGAGACATGTGTATTGTGTATTATACCTTGTTATAACAGAGGAGCTTGCAGTAATTTTactgactttacaaccacattaaccacttcctgcccaagacCATCATATGACGACCATACTGCCACACAAAATAGCGACCGGAGGGGAGGAGTGAGTTTGGAGATCTTCACACACTaagaactgacaggcagggagggagggggagagaggagagactctAACAGAatgggatgatggaggcacgtaaactgaccatggtattatggatcagcagccatgattaccgtggtcaggtcACATAGGGGACAcaagaacaggcaggatcagccagatattttacagcattttttttctaaGGTTATGACCTCTTTAAGAAAAGGTTACACACACAGTTGAATAGCTCAGAGGAGGGACATACTTTATCTCTCTCTTCTTGTAGAGGCAACACTAAGTTATGCATGTGGATGGTGCTGGACTTTATAACTAGAAAGCCTGTCATGCTCCCTACAATAAACTGTTgcataaaataaagattttattcaaaaaatttgaaatgtgatatacagtgccttgcaaaagtattcaccccccttggcatttttagtgttttgttgcctcacaacctggaattaacatggattgtttgagtatttgcatcatttaatttacagaacatgcccaaaactttgaagatgtttttttttttttattgtgaagcaaacaatgaataggacagaataacagaaaaagttaatgtgcataactattcactcccctaaagttaatactttgtagaggcaccttttgcggctatcacagctccaagtggctttggataagtctctatgagcttgccacatcttaccactgggatttttgcccattcctccttgcaaaactgctcgagctccttcaagttggatggtttgcgcttgtgaacagcaatctttaagtctgaccacagattttctattggattgaggtctgggctttaactaggccagtggttctcaacctgggggtcgaatgacgatttgccaggggtcaccgaatcctgggctgttcctgtagcctgcactgctctcccagcctttttgcagccactCAGCAggtctgtccctggagcctgtggccgccaagCTGGgatgttcctggagcccgcggccacccactcagcctcttcccagccgctcattcagttcacagcatggctgggagGCGGAGACTAGAGGTCAGATGACAggtaaggaatgtgaagtgggctggaggagaccctatctcctgatttcggcatcgGTGTCACTGCttcgagacaccacagagctggagacacagtgaagccagagacacagtgagtaacactacctgtgattagagttgccattaaaatcCCCACAACAGTTctcagatgaccttgatcaagagcacctaagttggctgatcagaactcccccccacactgccactgatcccaccccccaccagcaccgccactcatcccattccaaCCCACTCCcgccccccaccaaggagtaagagaaggaataaaaatagagaatacatggaagggagaggaaaagaggggaaggaacaaagaaaaagggagagaaagaataagagaaagaacaagaaagacggctagagagagggatgggggaaaaaaacaagaattaggatagagagagataaaagggaaagaaaggagaacaaagagagagtggtacatcctaaaatgtaccataatactgtacgagtggaagggactcagggagtgctaaatgtccgtgggttaggggcgcaaattacttgtcttgccttgggcgcTCACAACCTATGCTACAAACATTTTACTgataggggtccccacaacttggaacattttatcaaggggtcacggcactagtaaggttgagaaccactgaactaggccattccaacacatttacatgtttcctcttaaaccactcaagtgttgctttagcagtgtgttttgggtcattaccctgctggaaagtgaacctctgtcctagcctcaaatcacacacagagtggtacaggttttgttcaagaatatccctgtatttagcaccatccatctttccctcaactctgaccagtttcccagtcctgattgctgaaaaacatccccacagcatgatggcatgatgctgccaccaccatgtttcactgtggcgatggtgttctttgggtgatgtgttgggtttgcgccagacatagcattttctttgatggccaaaaagttcacttttagtctcatcagaccagagcaccttcctccatacattttgggagtctcccacatgcctttttgcaaactcaaaatgtgccattttgtttttttactgaaagtaatggctatattttggccactctgccataaagcccaactctatggagtgtatggcttattgtcatcccctgtacagatactgcagtctctgctgtggaactcccgTGGAGCTgctgtgcagctcctccagggttaccttaggtctctgtgctgcctctctgattaatgccctccttgcccggtccgtgagttttggtgtgtgcccgtctcttggcaagtttgctgttgtgccatgttctgtccatttggttatgatagatttgatggtgctcctagggatcatcaaagatttggattttttttttttataacctaaacctgacttgtacttctcaacaacattgtcccttacttgtgtggagagttccttggtcttcatggcagtgtttggttagtggtgcctcttgcttaggtgttgcagcctctggggcctttcaaaaaggtgtgtatatgtaatgacagatcatgtgacacttagattgcacacaggtggacatcatttctattactaattatgtgacttctgaaggtaattggttgcaacagagctttttatgggcttcataacaaagggggtgaatacacacacacatgccaattatcagttttttatttctgaaaaatagttttatgttggGGACCAAACAGACACAAGCTAGCTTGGAATTCCCCTAAAAACCCTACCTCTTCAGGGGGGGCAGCCCTCCCGGACCTCCACGCATATTACATAGCTGCACAGCTATCAGATTTTTATCACATCCACAAAACAGATAAAATCAGATACCAAACCTTAACATGTAGAAAGCCGAATAATGATACTTATTCCCCTTTACAAGTATTATTTAGAGGtaggggtggcaggagggggggagaCGGCCAGAACCCTCCACTGCTTCAACATAAATGCATTTGGGAGATTGCGCTTAAACTGACCGGTGCCGATTTCTTCCACTCACACACACCCCTATGGCACAACCCCCAGCTGAGGGAACTGTCGTCTCTCCCGGGAGCTACCGTATGGGCTGCTAAGGGGATAGTGTTTCTATACCAGGTGATTACCCCGACGGGCGTAAGAAACTTTCAATCACTCAAAGAAGAATTTGAACTACCCTCCCACATGATATTCAGTTATATACAGTTGAGGCATGCTCTTTGAACTCAATTTGTTGACAGATTCCCTAACCCACAAACAATACCACTGGTTGATGTAATTATAGGAGCAGACCCAGCCAAACTGATATCCAATCTAAATAACATATTACGAACACGCTCAGTGGCAAGAATCATAGACACAGCTAAAGTGAGATGGGAGGAGGACATAGGCCCAGTGGATGACTCTGACTGGGATGAGGTATTAGAAAACTCTAAGAAGGTTTCGCCTAGGCTCTCTGAGCGCCTGACTCAGCTGTATGTAATACATAAATCCTATCTCACACCGACAAGAATAGCCAAATTCTCTCTGAATCAAAACCCAAAGTGTCCAAGGTGTTCGGGCAGGCCATGCTCATTTTTAACCTAATTTGGACATGCCCAGATATCCAAAATTACTGGGCACAAATCATTAAATTTTTACATGATCACATGGGTTCGCCCGTACAGCTGGATCCCAGACCATGTATATTGGGGTTGTTCCCGGACGTCACCATTGACAAGTTTCAACTACCTTCCTTTACGAAACTCTTCTGCGCCAGAAAGTTAGTCGCTAAACACTGGATGAGGGCCATCCCTCCCACAATCCAGGCCTGGATTGGTGAAATAAATATGTCCATACTATATGAGAAGGTTATATATCGCCGTAGGGGATGTCCGGCCAAGTACAACAAGATTTGGGATAGGTGGCTTGACAACATAGACACATGTATAGAGTAGCCAATTGTGACTGactgtacacggggggggggaaaGGGTCACCCCAAGTTGCATGATTTCGCTACACCATAAAATACGCTGATTTTGTGCCTAGGAGTCTCTGTAATAGGGAAAGGAAATCTATTGTGCCAATTACTATAATACTTCAATGGAAGTAACAATAGATTGTAGACTTCAGTGTAAAATGTGGACGATGTATCTGTTTACGGAAATTGTATATCCTTTTTGAAGTGTTGTACCATATATACCATGTATGCTAcgaataaacatgttcttttaaaaaaaaaaaaaaatagttttatgtatatatttttctaattttacttcaccaacttagactattgtgttctgatccatcacatataattcagattaaaaaacattgaactaaaggctgtaatgtaacaaaataggtaaaaagccaagggggatgaatacttttgtaaggcactgtagcaGTGGCATTTGTCTTCAGAATTCAACAAGAGCTTTTTTGTTAACAAAACATAGTGGATCCCAGCGATAACGCGTTTCCACCCAGAACGGGCCTTAATCAATGTCCTATGCCATTATAAGTTAGAGAACTAGGAATGTGCACGTGCCAGTTTTTAGTTCTTTGACATCGCTTTCAAACTGATAAAATAGACAAAATTATAGTCTAGGTATCAAAGCTTCAATGATCACTGATCGCAAAAGGCTTACAGTGTGTatagaggctgaaggtttttttaccttcgtgcattctatgcacgaaggtaaaaaaaccttctgtgggcagcgcccctccaacccccccccaatccttacctgagtcCCCTCCGATCCAGCTATATTCACGATAGCCTCGGCTGTATGGggaatctccctcctcattggctgagactgcagCGGGAggtcattggctcccattgctgtaaatcacagccagtgagccaatggggagagagtggggggtggggctgacccGCAGcgctatgtgtcttatggacacataaatCAGCGGTTCAGGAGCGAGTACACAGAGGGGCaagtggctttctctgggggcactgctcaagaaggaggaggaaggagcgccggcgggggacccgagaagaacaGGATTGcggttgttctgtgcaaaaccattgcacagagtaggtaagtataatatgttatttaaaaaaaaaaaactatgctttagtatcactttaaatcatACAGAATAATTTGTTTCATTAGACACGTACCTCCGGTACCTCATTGTAGATTCCTTGCACACAGTGTCCTGGGATGTCTCCCTACAGCAGGAATAGGTCCCATTTGTGTAGGTCTTCGTGTGCTTCATGTGAACGTGAAATGCCATTTCAATGTCCCAAACAGAAACAGGACACAGCTTGTATTGTTGAGATGCTTTCACTTTTTCTTTGTTCTTCTCAATGGTGTGTCCATAGCCCAGAAGGTGTGAGACTTCATGGATAAGGGTCATCGGTTGTGACCAAGTCTCTTGCTGCTTCCAAAATAGTGGACACAGGTAGATGACTCCTGTCTCTGTCGTTGAATGCACATATGCAACTGTGCCTTCTAGTGCTTCTCCTCTTTTAAACACcactttttgcagatgactgaTCAGTTCCTTTACTAGATCTGTGCTGATTAATGTGGAGGATTTTAACTCCTTCTGATCTCTAaactcttctggatcatccacCAGCAAGCTGGCCTTCTTCTTCAGAGCGTCATTGAGGATATTAAGGGCTCGTTGTTTAGCTTTGTTGGCCTGTTTTTTCTCCTCTTCAGTAAGAAAAGCTAAATTAAAGATTGAAAGTAACCAGTCCAGCATTGTTCTGGGTTGTCCTCTGCTCACTCTAATCTCTCCTTTCAGTTTCAGCTCCTTTATATACTGCACGTGATAAAGACTCATCCATTGGAAATTCCATTTTCATAGTGTTAATGATTATGTGTAAAATGATACAACCACCTTTCACTTTTGCATTGCTTTCTGTGAAAACTTTAAATGCCATTTGAATGACCCTAATGGAAACAGGACACAACTTGTATTGTTGAGATGCTTTAACTTTTTCGTTGTTCTCCTCAATGGTGTGTCCCTAGCCCAGAAGGTGTGAGACTTCATGGATAAGGGTCATTGGTTGTGACCAAGTCTCTTGCTGCTTCCAAAATGGTGGACACAGATACTTGACTCCTGTCTCTATCGTTGGATACACATATGCATTTGTGCCTTCTGGTGCATTACCTCTTTTAAACACcactttttgcagatgactgaTCAGTTCCTTTACCAGATCTGTGCTGATTAATGTGGAGGATTTTAACTCCTTCTGATCTCTAAACTCCTCTGGATCATCCACAAGCAGGCTGGCCTTCTTCTTCAGAGCATCATTGAGAATATTCAGGGCTCGTTGTTTAGCTTTGTTGGCCTGTTTATTCTCCTCttcaggcttcatgtacactgctgttggtaaacggacatttaggagcagttgggcatttttctaagctgcccctgaactctcctctatgttatattatctgtccatgtacacagggtgcctgtaacagcctgtaaacactgctaaacgtggtaactcgcgtttagcagcgtttcgcttacagacgtttttcattttaacaataaGGCGTAGAAGTAATTTTTTacaaatgcttctagacgcaaacgcagttaaatgtggcatgtaaacgcggctaaacagatgtttttaaccacttgacgaccgcctcacgccgatttacgtcggcaaggtggcacggacaggcaaaatcacgtacatatacatgatttgccttccgcgggtggggggtccgatcggaccccccccccggtgcccgaggcggtcgtcttttgtccagcggcgatcagaggtgagggggaggccatccgttcgtggcccccccctcgcgatcgccgccggccaatcacataatttctttgctgctgtatgctaaacagcagcaaaggaaatgatgtcatctctcctcggctcggtaatttccgttccggcccgaggagagaagacaggtatgtgagtgcacaacactacacacacacagtagaacatgccaggcacacaaaacaccccgatcccccccccgatcgccccccgatccccccccaatcaccccccccctgtcacaaactgacaccagcagtttttttttttttttttttttttctgattactgcattggtgtcagtttgtgacagttacagtgttgggacagttagtattacccccctgtaggtctaggatacccccctaaccccccctaataaagttttaaccccttgatcaccccctgtcaccagtgtcgctaagcgatcatttttctgatcgctgtattagtgtcgctggtgacgctagttagggacctaaatatttaggttcgccgtcagcgttttatagcgacagggacccccatatactaccgaataaatgttttaaccccttgattgccccctagttaaccctttcaccactgatcaccgtataactgttacgggtgacgctggttagttcgtttattttttatagtgtcagggcacccgccgtttattaccgaataaaggtttagccccctgatcgcccggcggtgatatgcgtcgccccaggcagcgtcagattagcgccagtaccgctaacacccacgcacgcagcatacgcctcccttagtggtatagtatctgatcggatcaatatctgatccgatcagatctatactagcgtccccagcagtttagggttcccaaaaacacagtgttagcgggatcagcccagatacctgctagcacctgcgttttgcccctccgcccggcccagcccaagtgcagtatcgatcgatcactgtcacttacaaaacactaaacgcataactgcagcgttcgcagagtcaggcctgatccctgcgatcgctaacagtttttttggtagcattttggtgaactggcaagcaccagccccaggcagcgtcaggttagcgccagtagcgctaacacccacgcacgcaccgtacagctcccttagtggtatagtatctgatcggatcaatatctgatccgatcagatctatactagcgtcctcagcagtttagggttcccaaaaacgcagtgttagcgggatcagcccagatacctgctagcacctgcgttttgcccctccgcccggcccagcccagcccacccaagtgcagtattgatcgatcactgacacttacaaaacactaaatgcataactgcagcgttcgcagagtcaggcctgatccctgcgatcgctaacagtttttttggtagtattttggtgaactggcaagcaccagccccaagcagcgtcagattag
Proteins encoded:
- the LOC141147817 gene encoding uncharacterized protein, which translates into the protein MLDWLLSIFNLAFLTEEEKKQANKAKQRALNILNDALKKKASLLVDDPEEFRDQKELKSSTLISTDLVKELISHLQKVVFKRGEALEGTVAYVHSTTETGVIYLCPLFWKQQETWSQPMTLIHEVSHLLGYGHTIEKNKEKVKASQQYKLCPVSVWDIEMAFHVHMKHTKTYTNGTYSCCRETSQDTVCKESTMRYRRKSPLL